A section of the Acidobacterium capsulatum ATCC 51196 genome encodes:
- the argF gene encoding ornithine carbamoyltransferase encodes MLASKAAIYQDEFVAPVPSSAIESLAGRDLCSTADFTAAEIAAVLDLAHAVKARPQDYRWALDAKQLVMFFEKASLRTRLTFETAINTLGGSAIFVDQTQSPLGERESLFDMARNLERWASVLVLRTYAHETITEMAQYASVPVINALSDLEHPCQALADFMTLQERLGPLNGRHLTYVGDGNNVCHSLMLMAAQTGMHFTVATPRNYAPKADLVALARSIGNVTGANISVINDPIAAVTGTDAVYTDVCTSMGFEHEATKRAPIFKPYQVNETLMSQAAPHAIFMHCLPAHRNAEVTDAVFDGPQSVVFDQAENRMHAQKALMLLLLGGLSNQNKKSATGTAAR; translated from the coding sequence ATGTTGGCTAGCAAAGCTGCCATCTACCAGGACGAATTCGTTGCCCCCGTGCCGTCGTCCGCGATTGAATCATTGGCCGGCCGCGACCTGTGCTCCACTGCAGACTTCACGGCCGCTGAAATTGCCGCGGTGCTTGATCTGGCGCATGCCGTGAAAGCGCGCCCGCAGGATTACCGCTGGGCGCTCGACGCCAAACAGCTTGTGATGTTTTTTGAGAAGGCCTCGCTGCGCACGCGTCTCACCTTTGAGACCGCGATCAATACGCTCGGCGGCTCGGCTATTTTTGTGGACCAGACACAGTCGCCGCTCGGCGAGCGCGAGTCGCTCTTTGACATGGCGCGCAACCTGGAGCGGTGGGCCTCAGTGCTGGTATTGCGCACCTATGCGCATGAAACCATCACGGAGATGGCGCAGTACGCCTCGGTGCCAGTGATCAATGCACTCAGCGATCTCGAGCATCCCTGTCAGGCGCTGGCCGACTTCATGACACTGCAGGAGCGCCTCGGGCCGCTGAATGGACGCCATCTCACGTATGTGGGCGATGGCAACAACGTGTGCCACTCGCTCATGCTGATGGCCGCGCAAACGGGCATGCACTTCACCGTGGCCACGCCGCGCAACTATGCGCCCAAGGCCGACCTGGTAGCGCTGGCGCGCAGCATCGGCAATGTGACGGGCGCGAATATCTCGGTCATCAACGATCCGATAGCCGCCGTGACCGGCACCGACGCCGTTTACACCGACGTATGCACCAGTATGGGATTTGAGCATGAGGCGACCAAGCGTGCGCCGATCTTCAAGCCCTACCAGGTGAACGAGACGCTCATGTCGCAAGCCGCGCCGCACGCGATCTTTATGCATTGCCTGCCCGCGCATCGCAATGCTGAGGTTACGGATGCGGTCTTCGATGGTCCGCAATCTGTGGTGTTTGACCAGGCAGAGAATCGCATGCATGCGCAGAAGGCGTTGATGCTGCTGTTGCTCGGCGGTCTTTCGAACCAGAATAAAAAGTCAGCCACCGGCACTGCCGCCCGCTGA
- a CDS encoding aspartate aminotransferase family protein, protein MNLQEIKAAEARLLLPTYERYPIHFVSGEGVYLIDENGERYLDLLSGIGVSALGYAHPAIEKAIAEQSRKLLHISNLFFHEGQAELALRLTKASGMDRAFFCNSGTEAWEAALKLSRAYAGAQREGGKPLGTRFLALENSFHGRTIGSVATTHKAKYREPFAPVMPGVEFVRFNDVEDLKAKFSTEVCAILIEAVQGEGGIRPVSQEFMNAARELTRSTGALLVVDEIQAGLGRTGKWFAYQHYGVQPDVTTVAKPLAGGLPLGAMLCTEAAASAIHPGMHGTTFGGGPLACAVANAVMETIDSEHLLAHVTETGTYFREQLSALAAKHECIVDVRGLGLMLAIELASAEQAKDALSAMLQRRILINRTHETVLRFLPPFLLNQAEIDTAVQALDEIFTEQAAEHVRAHTGGHVG, encoded by the coding sequence ATGAACCTACAGGAAATCAAGGCAGCCGAAGCCCGGCTGCTGTTGCCCACATATGAGCGCTATCCCATTCACTTTGTGAGCGGCGAAGGCGTCTATCTGATCGACGAAAACGGCGAACGCTACCTCGATCTGCTGAGCGGTATCGGAGTGAGCGCGCTCGGATATGCGCACCCCGCCATTGAGAAGGCGATTGCCGAGCAGAGCCGCAAACTGCTGCACATCTCGAACCTGTTCTTTCATGAGGGGCAGGCCGAGTTGGCGCTGCGCCTGACAAAGGCCAGCGGCATGGATCGCGCCTTCTTCTGCAACAGCGGCACCGAAGCATGGGAGGCCGCGCTGAAGCTCTCGCGCGCTTATGCTGGCGCGCAACGCGAAGGCGGTAAGCCGCTCGGAACCAGGTTCCTGGCGCTCGAAAACAGCTTTCACGGCCGCACCATCGGCTCTGTGGCCACTACACACAAGGCGAAGTATCGCGAGCCCTTCGCTCCGGTCATGCCGGGGGTGGAGTTTGTGCGCTTCAACGATGTCGAGGACCTCAAAGCGAAATTCTCCACCGAGGTCTGCGCCATTCTGATCGAGGCCGTGCAGGGCGAGGGCGGCATTCGCCCCGTCTCGCAGGAGTTTATGAATGCGGCACGGGAGCTCACCCGTTCCACCGGCGCGTTGCTGGTGGTGGATGAGATTCAGGCCGGCCTGGGACGCACCGGTAAGTGGTTTGCCTATCAGCACTACGGCGTGCAGCCGGATGTGACGACCGTGGCCAAGCCACTCGCGGGGGGCCTGCCTCTGGGCGCAATGCTCTGCACCGAAGCCGCGGCCAGCGCCATTCACCCCGGCATGCACGGCACTACCTTTGGCGGAGGTCCGCTGGCCTGCGCCGTGGCCAATGCCGTGATGGAAACCATTGACAGCGAACACCTGCTGGCTCATGTAACTGAAACTGGTACGTATTTCCGCGAGCAGTTGAGCGCGCTGGCCGCAAAGCATGAATGCATTGTGGATGTGCGCGGTCTGGGCCTGATGCTGGCCATTGAACTGGCATCCGCCGAGCAGGCCAAGGATGCGCTGAGCGCCATGCTGCAGCGGCGCATTCTCATCAACCGCACGCATGAGACCGTGCTGCGGTTTTTGCCCCCATTCCTTCTGAACCAGGCCGAAATCGATACGGCGGTTCAGGCACTTGACGAGATTTTTACCGAGCAGGCGGCAGAGCACGTGCGCGCTCATACAGGAGGTCATGTTGGCTAG
- the argB gene encoding acetylglutamate kinase, with protein sequence MKYVVKLGGAALENPEIFMACARAVADLVKDGHQVALVHGGGVQLTRTLKQLGKQSEFIAGLRVTDAETRDAALMVLSGRVNKSLVAALGSLGQAAMGLSGGDGLIFRARKKRTVPDLGFVGEIVASDPRWLEAIWKMNAVPVISSIALGFDGEYYNVNADEMAAACAAACRADALVFLTDVPGVRGADGTIMRWLTVDQIPVLSQTEVISGGMLPKLGACREALLNGVKRVRILPAEAAHVLPDLCSARVTDGTEVMAS encoded by the coding sequence ATGAAATACGTCGTCAAACTCGGTGGAGCGGCGCTTGAAAATCCTGAGATTTTCATGGCGTGTGCGCGTGCCGTGGCCGATCTTGTCAAAGACGGTCATCAGGTCGCGCTGGTGCATGGCGGCGGCGTGCAGCTCACGCGCACGCTCAAGCAGCTGGGCAAGCAGAGCGAGTTCATCGCGGGCCTGCGCGTGACCGATGCCGAAACGCGCGACGCCGCGCTGATGGTGCTGAGCGGCCGCGTGAATAAATCGCTGGTAGCGGCGCTGGGCTCGCTGGGGCAAGCAGCGATGGGACTCTCTGGCGGCGATGGACTCATCTTTCGCGCACGCAAAAAGCGCACCGTCCCGGATCTCGGATTTGTAGGAGAAATAGTGGCCTCGGACCCGCGCTGGCTGGAAGCCATCTGGAAGATGAACGCCGTGCCTGTGATTTCAAGCATTGCGCTCGGCTTCGATGGCGAGTACTACAACGTGAACGCCGATGAGATGGCTGCAGCCTGCGCCGCGGCCTGCCGTGCCGACGCGCTGGTCTTTTTGACCGATGTGCCGGGCGTGCGCGGTGCCGATGGCACGATCATGCGCTGGCTCACGGTCGATCAAATTCCGGTGCTGAGCCAGACAGAAGTGATCAGCGGAGGCATGCTGCCCAAGCTCGGCGCCTGCCGCGAGGCTCTGCTGAATGGCGTCAAGCGCGTGCGTATTCTTCCTGCCGAGGCAGCTCATGTGCTGCCCGACCTGTGCAGTGCCCGTGTCACCGATGGCACTGAAGTCATGGCGAGCTGA
- the argC gene encoding N-acetyl-gamma-glutamyl-phosphate reductase: MSQTAKVAVMGVSGYAGMELARLLLHHPAFREHAPLFLGRAGSTPEPLVNLHPHLLDNNGSRNLRVEPLDWRRLQDEGVQVLLLATPHEQSRAMVPEALARGIRVVDLSGAWRLQAVENRAVYAFEDEGSATAQAVQAKAVYGMPELHREEIPSAEIVANPGCYATSVILALKPLAQAGWLDLNRGIVSDSKSGVSGAGKAPTAKTHFMYAADNLSAYGLFGHRHTGELLEQLQLTREQIVFTPHLLPIPRGILSTIYVHFTEPREAEEVESCYRAFFAASPMVRIYGAGQLPQIQYSVRTSYCDIGFQLDQGGRRCIIVSCLDNLLKGAASQAVQNLNLMCGWKEAEGLK; encoded by the coding sequence TTGAGTCAGACAGCTAAAGTTGCGGTGATGGGAGTCAGCGGCTACGCCGGCATGGAGCTGGCGCGCCTGCTGTTGCACCACCCTGCATTCAGAGAGCATGCGCCCCTGTTTCTGGGCCGCGCCGGCAGCACGCCCGAGCCGCTGGTGAATCTGCATCCGCACCTGCTCGACAACAATGGCTCGCGCAACCTGCGTGTTGAGCCGCTCGATTGGCGGCGCCTTCAGGACGAAGGCGTACAGGTGCTGCTGCTTGCCACGCCGCATGAGCAGTCGCGGGCCATGGTGCCGGAAGCGCTCGCGCGCGGCATTCGCGTGGTGGACCTGAGCGGCGCGTGGCGGCTGCAGGCGGTGGAAAATCGCGCCGTCTATGCCTTTGAAGATGAGGGCAGCGCCACGGCACAGGCCGTACAAGCCAAAGCCGTCTACGGCATGCCGGAACTGCATCGCGAAGAAATCCCCAGCGCTGAGATTGTCGCCAATCCCGGCTGCTATGCGACGTCGGTGATTCTGGCGCTCAAACCGCTGGCGCAAGCTGGTTGGCTGGACTTGAATCGCGGCATTGTCAGCGATTCAAAGTCGGGCGTCTCGGGTGCGGGCAAAGCACCCACGGCCAAAACGCACTTCATGTATGCGGCCGACAACCTCTCTGCCTATGGCCTTTTTGGCCACCGGCACACGGGCGAGCTGCTGGAGCAGTTGCAACTCACGCGGGAGCAGATCGTGTTCACTCCGCATCTGCTGCCCATTCCACGCGGCATCTTGTCGACGATCTACGTTCACTTCACAGAGCCCAGAGAGGCTGAAGAAGTGGAGAGCTGCTATCGCGCATTCTTCGCCGCCAGTCCCATGGTGCGCATTTATGGCGCCGGGCAACTGCCGCAGATTCAATACTCGGTCCGCACCAGCTACTGCGACATCGGGTTCCAGCTGGACCAGGGAGGACGACGATGCATCATCGTTTCTTGCCTGGACAACCTGCTGAAAGGCGCCGCCAGCCAGGCGGTGCAGAACCTGAATCTGATGTGCGGCTGGAAGGAAGCGGAGGGACTCAAATGA
- a CDS encoding arginine repressor → MSKHERHNAIRELIAQRPIASQDELRRKLVRRGFDVTQATLSRDIHELRIYKGPGGYALPNGNGHDEQDDLPDVDEVMSSFGLKVKQAQNQLVLVTTAGSAQPVALAIDHEDWPEVVGTLAGDDTVLIICPDQKRATVLAERLEKIIG, encoded by the coding sequence TTGAGTAAACACGAGCGGCACAACGCAATTCGAGAATTGATCGCGCAGCGGCCCATTGCCAGCCAGGACGAGCTTCGTCGCAAGCTGGTGCGCCGCGGCTTTGACGTAACGCAGGCAACGCTCTCGCGCGATATCCACGAGCTGCGCATTTACAAGGGCCCCGGCGGTTATGCGCTGCCCAACGGCAACGGCCACGACGAGCAGGACGATCTGCCCGACGTGGATGAAGTCATGAGCAGCTTTGGCCTGAAGGTAAAGCAGGCGCAGAACCAGCTCGTACTGGTGACCACGGCCGGCAGCGCGCAGCCCGTGGCGCTGGCCATTGATCACGAAGACTGGCCGGAAGTGGTCGGCACGCTGGCCGGCGACGACACGGTATTGATTATTTGTCCTGACCAGAAGCGCGCCACCGTTCTGGCCGAACGGCTGGAAAAGATTATCGGCTGA
- the gltB gene encoding glutamate synthase large subunit — translation MEQRSSTAPASLSGGSHFSLLDARFDHESCGVGFIAALRNTPTHDVLAMALTALSRLAHRGAVAADGLSSDGIGITTGIPRDFLLTETGLTLAAGRPLGVGMLFLPADFAEAERELVAALAEQQLEVLGWRDVPTRPEVLGRIALSSMPVIRQVLITPKYASTPLDELDRRAYLARKQFERSHAKGYVCSLGFSTLIYKSMCAGRLLPEFFPDLADERYTTAFAVFHQRFATNVAPSWDRAQPFRMIGHNGEINTIWGNRARMDARAATLPDELKPIYTADGSDSTSLDETIELLTRNGRTVAESVRMVLPPAVTPKDSAFLQYNGDCMEPWDGPAAVVFTDGRLVGAALDRNGLRPCRFFLTDDELVIVGSEAGLVDLDPEHVVHSGRLGPGQMLLADLVRHALYEDEQVQALFDGVAPLYEELLEDATLEDDVPVTHLEASEVSRLQLGFGYTREDVNMVLKPMVVDAKDAVWSMGDDTPLAPLARAPRPVYAFFRQRFAQVTNPPIDSLRESCVIRLHTRLGPWPHILDKTEPLPGLSLASPILSLGQMEALRQRRHVLADEMPLAVLDCVFHPECNLVTALDDLCAKAHELVRGGAAILLLSDRSCGVNAMPLPMAMALGAVHHSLIRSGLRTNVGLAVEAGDCRDLHHVAVLLGMGAGAVCPWLALESARQLQPESGEANLLHAMDAGLAKVMSKMGISVVDSYRSAHLFDCLGLSHDVVEKCFAGTPAPIGGVGFQQIESNLRELWLGGYHDGGQAEEGKKTDLPDYGWVRFRKAERAEPHSWQPQTVRLLQSVVGTAKSSTVAVLEPEARAQAWAAFRTQTVEQTPTVLRELLQIRAAASPLPMEQIEPVPQITHRFIASAMSLGSLSPEAHQTITAAMNMLGARSNTGEGGEDPEVYQPKAELPLLNEKVPATLLNNRIKQVASARFGVTAEYLAHAEEIEIKIAQGAKPGEGGQLPGHKVTELIARLRHAQPGVQLISPPPHHDIYSIEDLAQLIFDLRRVSPKASIGVKLVAECGVGTVAAGVAKAYADYIVIAGHAGGTGASPLTSIKYAGDPWELGLAETQQVLLATGLRGRVRLRADGGLRTARDVVIAAMLGADEFAFGTAVLVALGCDMARQCHLNTCPTGIATQRPELRAKFRGRPEHLVRLFEELARDIQQLLAELGLPSLDAAIGRTDLLEQVHFDGCLDLRAMLAAKPEGEIRWQGKGNARPEEHAALDDAWLEPGLAAYRAGEGLRIDTRVSNEDRTLGARLAGQIAALRTAGVESDGLLDFRLKGIAGQSFGAFAVAPMQLTLEGMANDFVGKGLSGGEIILRGQGRAALHSELHTILGNVALYGATSGALFAAGCAGERFGVRNSGALAVVEGVGDHGCEYMTGGLVVVLGSTGTNFGAGMTGGLAWIYDEDGAFVEKQRFHTSFLHPEPFATLDAEAQASIHNLVSLHAEKTGSTRAYRLLASWDELAPRFVRMTPKPQ, via the coding sequence ATGGAACAGCGCAGCTCCACCGCTCCGGCCTCGTTGTCCGGAGGGTCCCATTTCTCTCTTCTAGACGCCCGGTTCGACCATGAATCCTGCGGCGTTGGTTTCATCGCGGCGCTTCGGAACACCCCGACCCACGATGTTTTGGCTATGGCCCTGACCGCGCTCTCGCGCCTGGCCCATCGTGGCGCAGTGGCCGCGGATGGTCTTTCAAGCGACGGCATTGGCATTACTACGGGCATTCCCCGCGATTTTCTGCTGACGGAAACCGGCCTCACGCTGGCAGCGGGGCGTCCGCTGGGCGTCGGCATGCTCTTTCTGCCCGCGGATTTTGCTGAGGCCGAGCGCGAGCTGGTGGCCGCTCTGGCCGAGCAACAACTGGAAGTGCTGGGCTGGCGCGATGTTCCCACGCGTCCCGAGGTGCTGGGCCGCATTGCGTTGTCGAGCATGCCGGTGATCCGCCAGGTGCTGATTACCCCGAAGTATGCGTCCACGCCCCTCGATGAGCTGGACCGCCGCGCCTACCTGGCGCGCAAGCAGTTCGAGCGCAGCCATGCGAAGGGATATGTCTGCTCGCTCGGCTTTTCCACGCTGATTTATAAATCCATGTGCGCGGGCCGCCTGCTGCCGGAGTTCTTTCCCGATCTCGCAGACGAGCGCTACACCACGGCCTTCGCGGTCTTTCATCAGCGCTTTGCCACCAACGTTGCGCCCTCGTGGGATCGCGCGCAGCCTTTCCGAATGATTGGCCACAATGGCGAAATCAACACCATCTGGGGCAATCGCGCCCGTATGGATGCGCGTGCCGCGACGCTGCCCGATGAATTGAAGCCAATTTATACCGCCGATGGCTCTGACTCGACGAGTCTGGATGAGACCATCGAGCTGCTGACGCGCAATGGCCGCACGGTTGCGGAGTCAGTGCGCATGGTGCTGCCGCCCGCGGTGACGCCCAAGGACTCGGCCTTTCTGCAATACAACGGCGACTGCATGGAGCCGTGGGATGGTCCGGCCGCGGTGGTGTTTACGGATGGGCGCCTGGTGGGCGCCGCGCTAGATCGCAATGGCCTGCGCCCCTGCCGATTCTTTTTGACTGATGACGAATTGGTGATCGTCGGCTCTGAGGCGGGACTGGTCGATCTTGATCCCGAGCACGTCGTGCATAGCGGCCGTCTTGGCCCTGGCCAGATGCTGCTGGCCGACCTGGTGCGCCACGCTCTCTATGAGGATGAGCAGGTGCAGGCGCTGTTTGACGGCGTGGCTCCTTTGTATGAGGAACTGCTTGAAGACGCGACGCTCGAAGACGATGTTCCTGTGACGCATCTTGAGGCCTCAGAGGTCAGCCGCCTGCAGCTCGGCTTTGGCTACACGCGCGAAGACGTCAACATGGTGCTCAAGCCCATGGTGGTGGACGCCAAGGATGCCGTTTGGTCGATGGGCGACGACACGCCGCTGGCTCCGCTGGCCCGCGCGCCGCGACCGGTATATGCATTCTTCCGGCAGCGGTTTGCGCAGGTGACGAATCCGCCGATTGATTCGCTGCGCGAGTCCTGCGTGATTCGTCTGCATACGCGTCTGGGTCCGTGGCCTCACATTCTGGACAAGACCGAGCCGTTGCCCGGCTTGTCGCTGGCATCGCCGATCCTGTCACTGGGCCAGATGGAAGCGCTGCGCCAGCGCCGCCATGTGCTGGCCGATGAGATGCCGCTGGCGGTGCTCGACTGTGTCTTTCATCCGGAGTGCAACCTGGTGACGGCGCTCGACGACCTGTGTGCCAAGGCGCATGAGCTGGTGCGGGGCGGAGCTGCGATTCTGTTGCTAAGCGACCGGAGCTGCGGCGTGAACGCAATGCCGCTGCCCATGGCCATGGCGCTGGGCGCGGTGCACCATTCGCTGATTCGCAGCGGACTGCGCACCAACGTGGGCCTGGCGGTGGAAGCGGGCGATTGCCGCGATCTGCATCATGTGGCCGTCCTGCTGGGCATGGGCGCGGGCGCGGTGTGCCCGTGGCTGGCGCTGGAGTCGGCGCGGCAACTGCAGCCGGAGAGCGGTGAAGCGAACCTGCTGCACGCGATGGATGCGGGTCTGGCGAAGGTGATGTCGAAGATGGGCATTTCGGTGGTGGACAGCTACCGCAGCGCGCATCTCTTTGATTGTCTTGGCCTGAGCCACGACGTGGTGGAGAAGTGCTTCGCCGGGACGCCGGCTCCGATTGGCGGCGTGGGCTTCCAGCAGATTGAGAGCAACTTGCGCGAGCTGTGGCTGGGCGGTTATCACGATGGCGGGCAGGCGGAGGAAGGGAAGAAGACCGATCTGCCGGATTATGGCTGGGTCCGCTTCCGCAAGGCCGAGCGCGCGGAGCCGCACTCCTGGCAGCCGCAGACGGTGCGTCTGCTGCAGTCGGTGGTGGGCACGGCGAAGTCCTCGACCGTGGCCGTGCTGGAGCCGGAGGCGCGCGCGCAGGCGTGGGCGGCCTTCCGCACGCAGACGGTGGAGCAGACGCCGACGGTGTTGCGCGAGCTGCTGCAGATTCGCGCTGCCGCGTCGCCGCTGCCGATGGAGCAGATTGAGCCGGTGCCGCAGATTACGCATCGCTTCATTGCGAGCGCCATGTCGCTGGGTTCGCTGAGCCCTGAGGCGCACCAGACCATTACGGCAGCCATGAACATGCTGGGCGCGCGCTCGAACACGGGCGAGGGCGGCGAAGACCCTGAGGTCTACCAGCCGAAGGCCGAGCTGCCGCTGCTGAATGAGAAGGTTCCGGCAACGCTGCTGAACAACCGCATCAAGCAGGTGGCTTCGGCCCGCTTTGGCGTGACGGCGGAGTATCTGGCGCATGCCGAAGAGATCGAGATCAAGATTGCGCAGGGCGCCAAGCCCGGCGAGGGCGGCCAGTTGCCCGGCCACAAGGTGACCGAGCTGATTGCGCGCCTGCGTCATGCGCAGCCGGGCGTTCAGCTGATCAGCCCGCCGCCGCATCATGACATCTACTCGATTGAAGACCTGGCGCAGCTTATTTTTGACCTGCGGCGGGTGAGCCCGAAGGCTTCGATTGGCGTGAAGCTGGTGGCCGAGTGCGGCGTGGGCACGGTCGCGGCCGGTGTGGCGAAGGCGTATGCCGACTACATTGTGATTGCGGGCCATGCGGGCGGCACGGGCGCATCGCCGCTGACGAGCATCAAGTATGCCGGCGATCCGTGGGAGCTGGGCCTGGCCGAGACGCAGCAGGTGCTGCTGGCGACAGGGCTGCGCGGCCGCGTGCGGCTGCGCGCGGACGGCGGACTGCGCACGGCGCGGGATGTGGTTATTGCGGCGATGCTGGGCGCGGACGAGTTTGCCTTTGGCACAGCAGTGCTGGTGGCCCTGGGCTGCGATATGGCGCGGCAGTGCCACCTGAACACCTGCCCCACGGGCATTGCCACGCAGCGGCCTGAGTTGCGAGCGAAGTTCCGCGGACGGCCCGAGCACCTGGTGCGGCTGTTTGAGGAGCTGGCGCGGGATATTCAGCAGTTGCTGGCCGAGCTGGGCCTGCCCTCACTCGATGCGGCGATTGGCCGCACCGACCTGCTGGAGCAGGTACACTTTGACGGCTGCCTCGATCTGCGGGCGATGCTGGCGGCGAAGCCGGAAGGCGAGATTCGCTGGCAGGGCAAGGGCAATGCGCGGCCCGAGGAGCATGCCGCGCTGGACGATGCCTGGCTTGAACCGGGGCTGGCCGCATACCGTGCGGGCGAAGGGCTGCGTATCGACACGCGCGTGAGCAACGAAGACCGCACGCTCGGCGCGCGCCTCGCGGGCCAGATTGCGGCGTTGCGCACGGCGGGCGTCGAGTCCGATGGCCTGCTCGACTTCCGGCTGAAGGGCATTGCGGGCCAGTCGTTCGGCGCGTTTGCTGTTGCTCCCATGCAGCTCACGCTCGAAGGCATGGCCAATGATTTTGTGGGCAAGGGGCTTTCGGGCGGCGAGATCATTTTGCGCGGGCAGGGCCGGGCGGCGCTGCACAGCGAGCTGCACACGATTCTTGGCAACGTGGCGCTCTATGGCGCGACCAGCGGCGCACTCTTTGCCGCGGGCTGCGCGGGCGAGCGCTTTGGGGTGCGCAACTCGGGCGCGCTGGCGGTGGTGGAAGGCGTGGGTGACCACGGCTGCGAGTACATGACGGGCGGCCTGGTGGTGGTGCTGGGGTCTACCGGCACCAACTTTGGCGCGGGCATGACGGGCGGCCTCGCATGGATCTATGACGAAGACGGTGCTTTCGTCGAGAAGCAGCGCTTCCATACGAGCTTCCTGCATCCGGAGCCGTTTGCCACGCTGGACGCCGAGGCACAGGCGAGCATTCACAACCTGGTCTCACTGCATGCGGAGAAGACCGGCAGCACGCGGGCCTATCGCCTGCTGGCGAGCTGGGACGAGCTGGCTCCGCGCTTTGTGCGGATGACGCCGAAGCCGCAGTAG